From the Priestia koreensis genome, one window contains:
- the rny gene encoding ribonuclease Y — MGTTLTIISALLGLIVGAVVGFFVRKSIAEARIAGAKSIADQIVDEAKREAESLKKEALLEAKDEIHKLRTDAEHDIRDRRTELQKQENRLMQKEENLDRKDETLDKRETMLEKKEDSLATRQQHIEEMESKVEDMIRVQQAELDRISGLSRDEAKQFILERLENELSHDLAVMVKEAEIRAKEEADKKAKEILSLAIQRCAADHVAETTVSVVNLPNDEMKGRIIGREGRNIRTLETLTGIDLIIDDTPEAVILSGFDPIRRETARIALDKLVQDGRIHPARIEEMVEKSRREVDEYIREVGEQTTFEVGVHSLHPDLIKILGRLKFRTSYGQNVLKHSMEVAFLAGLMAAELGEDETMARRAGLLHDIGKAIDHEVEGSHVEIGVELATKYKEHPIVVNAIASHHGDTEPTSVIAVLVAAADALSAARPGARSETLENYIRRLEKLEEISESYEGVEKSFAIQAGREVRIMVKPDTIDDLEAHRLARDIRKRIEEELDYPGHIKVTVIRETRAVEYAK; from the coding sequence ATGGGAACAACTTTAACAATCATCTCCGCTTTGCTCGGCCTAATCGTCGGTGCAGTTGTTGGCTTTTTTGTTCGCAAATCGATTGCAGAGGCTCGTATCGCTGGTGCAAAGTCGATTGCAGATCAAATTGTTGATGAAGCGAAGCGTGAAGCAGAATCTTTGAAAAAAGAAGCCTTGCTAGAAGCGAAGGATGAGATTCACAAGCTTCGTACAGACGCTGAGCATGATATTCGTGATCGTCGAACTGAACTTCAAAAACAAGAGAATCGATTAATGCAAAAAGAAGAGAATCTTGATCGAAAAGATGAGACACTAGATAAGCGAGAAACAATGCTAGAGAAGAAAGAAGATTCTCTCGCTACTAGACAACAGCATATTGAAGAGATGGAAAGCAAAGTGGAAGACATGATACGTGTCCAACAAGCAGAACTTGATCGCATTTCAGGATTAAGTCGTGATGAGGCAAAACAATTTATCCTAGAACGTCTGGAGAATGAGCTTTCCCATGACTTAGCAGTGATGGTGAAGGAAGCAGAAATTCGTGCAAAAGAAGAGGCTGATAAAAAAGCGAAAGAAATTCTCTCACTTGCAATCCAGCGTTGTGCAGCGGATCACGTTGCAGAAACAACCGTTTCTGTGGTGAACCTGCCAAACGATGAAATGAAAGGCCGTATCATTGGTCGTGAAGGTCGTAATATACGTACTTTAGAAACACTAACGGGAATTGACCTCATTATCGATGATACGCCAGAAGCCGTTATTTTATCAGGATTTGATCCGATTCGTCGTGAAACGGCGAGAATCGCTCTTGATAAGCTTGTACAAGATGGACGTATCCATCCGGCTCGTATCGAGGAAATGGTAGAAAAATCTCGTCGTGAAGTAGACGAGTATATCCGCGAAGTTGGTGAACAAACTACTTTTGAAGTAGGTGTACACAGTTTACATCCGGATCTAATTAAAATCTTAGGTCGCCTTAAATTTAGAACAAGCTATGGTCAAAACGTACTGAAGCATTCAATGGAAGTAGCGTTCTTGGCTGGATTAATGGCTGCTGAATTAGGTGAAGATGAAACGATGGCTCGCCGTGCTGGTCTACTACATGACATCGGAAAAGCGATCGATCATGAAGTGGAAGGTAGCCACGTTGAAATCGGCGTTGAGCTTGCGACAAAATACAAAGAACATCCGATTGTTGTGAACGCGATTGCGTCTCACCACGGTGATACAGAACCAACATCGGTAATCGCTGTACTAGTAGCAGCAGCAGATGCCCTTTCAGCAGCACGACCTGGAGCTCGAAGCGAAACGTTAGAAAACTACATTCGCCGCTTAGAAAAGCTAGAAGAGATTTCTGAATCCTATGAGGGTGTAGAAAAATCATTCGCTATTCAAGCTGGTCGTGAAGTTCGTATCATGGTAAAACCAGATACAATTGATGACTTAGAGGCACATCGTCTAGCTCGCGATATTCGCAAGCGAATTGAAGAAGAGCTGGATTATCCAGGACATATTAAAGTAACAGTTATTCGTGAAACACGAGCGGTAGAATATGCAAAATAA